The Microbispora sp. ZYX-F-249 region GGGGCTCCCGAGAAGGGACGTGAGATCGCGATTCTCCCCGAGAGGTTGAGAATTGTCATCCCGTGATAACTCCCTGTGCACCCGTCTGCGGATGGCGATTCGAGGTCCGTGCAAGACTTCGTTCATCCTGCACTTTGCAAAACGGCTACGCAATATGGCGAATGCACGATTGCATAGTTTCCTTTTGTGGCGAAAGGGAGAGTTCGGCCCATGAGGGGAGTAGGCGGCCCAACGGTCCGGCTCCGCCGGCTTTCCGGCGAGCTGACGCGTCTGCGGCGTGAATCCGGGTTCGTCCGCGAGGAGGTCGCCCGGCGGCTCGGCGTGGCGGTCTCCACCGTGTACCGGATCGAGTCCGGCCACACCCGCCCGCACACCCGGACCATCCGCGACCTGCTCGATCTCTACGGCGTCGAGGGCTCCGCGAGGGAGGCGCTGATCGCGCTGGCCAGGGACGCCGGCCGGCGCGGATGGTGGCGCGCCTACGACGACGTCCTGCCCGGGCCGTACGTCGGCATGGAGGCCGAGGCGTCCTCGGTGCGCAACTACGAGCCGCTGCTGGTGCCCGGGCTGCTCCAGACCGAGGACTACGCCCGTGCGGTCATCGGCGCCGCCCTGGTCAAGGACCCGGCGGAGATCGAGCGGCGCGCGGCGGCCCGGATGGAGCGCCAGCGGCGCCTGACCGGGCCCGACGCCATGGAGCTGTGGGCCGTCGTCGACGAGGCGGCGCTGCGCCGGCCGGTGGGCGGCCCGCCGGTGATGGCCGAGCAACTGCGCAGGTTGCAGGACACGGCCCTCCAGCCGAACGTCACCGTGCAGGTGCTGCCCTTCGACGCGGGCGCCTACCTCGGCATGGGCAACTCGCTGGCG contains the following coding sequences:
- a CDS encoding helix-turn-helix domain-containing protein; this encodes MRGVGGPTVRLRRLSGELTRLRRESGFVREEVARRLGVAVSTVYRIESGHTRPHTRTIRDLLDLYGVEGSAREALIALARDAGRRGWWRAYDDVLPGPYVGMEAEASSVRNYEPLLVPGLLQTEDYARAVIGAALVKDPAEIERRAAARMERQRRLTGPDAMELWAVVDEAALRRPVGGPPVMAEQLRRLQDTALQPNVTVQVLPFDAGAYLGMGNSLAILAFPDPGDADVVLLENMSGELYLENTAEIREYVQVFDHLRAAALGPEKSMEMIISVEKEMAGR